The Cololabis saira isolate AMF1-May2022 chromosome 20, fColSai1.1, whole genome shotgun sequence genome includes a window with the following:
- the tspan5a gene encoding tetraspanin-5a isoform X2 — protein MSGNHYKGHEVSCCIKYFIFGFNILFWLLGMALVGIGLWAWSEKGVLSNISSITDLGGLDPVWLFMVVGGVMFILGFAGCIGALRENTFLLKFFSVFLGIIFFLELTTGILAFVFKDWIKDQLNLFINNNIRAYRDDIDLQNLIDFTQEYWECCGAFGADDWNLNIYFNCTDGNPSREKCGVPFSCCTKDPAEDVINTQCGYDVRAKPDSEQRDFINVKGCVPQFEKWLQDNLTLVAGIFIGVALLQIFGICLAQNLVSDIEAVRASCFFT, from the exons ATGTCCGGGAATCACTACAAGGGCCACGAAGTCAGCTGCTGCATCAAGTACTTCATTTTCGGATTCAACATCCTGTTCTGG CTGCTGGGTATGGCCTTGGTTGGAATTGGACTGTGGGCATGGAGTGAGAAG GGGGTTCTGTCCAACATCTCGTCCATCACAGACCTGGGGGGCCTGGACCCCGTCTGGCTCTTcatggtggtggggggggtcaTGTTCATCCTGGGCTTCGCCGGCTGCATCGGAGCGCTGCGGGAGAACACTTTCTTACTGAAGTTT TTCTCCGTGTTTCTGGGAATTATCTTTTTCCTGGAGCTGACCACGGGAATCCTAGCGTTCGTCTTTAAGGACTGGATCAAAGACCAGCTCAACCTGTTCATCAACAACAACATCCGGGCCTACCGGGACGACATCGACCTGCAGAACCTCATCGACTTCACTCAGGAATAC TGGGAGTGCTGCGGTGCATTCGGAGCCGACGACTGGAACCTGAACATATATTTCAACTGCACTGATGGGAATCCCAGTCGGGAAAAGTGCGGCGTTCCCTTCTCCTGCTGCACCAAGGACCCAGCG GAGGACGTGATAAACACTCAGTGTGGCTACGACGTCCGAGCTAAACCG GACTCGGAGCAGAGGGACTTCATCAACGTGAAAGGCTGCGTGCCGCAGTTcgagaagtggctgcaggaCAACCTGACCCTGGTGGCCGGGATCTTCATCGGAGTGGCGCTGCTGCAG ATTTTTGGGATTTGCTTGGCGCAGAACTTAGTGAGCGACATCGAGGCAGTGAGGGCGAGCTG
- the tspan5a gene encoding tetraspanin-5a isoform X1 — translation MSGNHYKGHEVSCCIKYFIFGFNILFWLLGMALVGIGLWAWSEKGVLSNISSITDLGGLDPVWLFMVVGGVMFILGFAGCIGALRENTFLLKFFSVFLGIIFFLELTTGILAFVFKDWIKDQLNLFINNNIRAYRDDIDLQNLIDFTQEYWECCGAFGADDWNLNIYFNCTDGNPSREKCGVPFSCCTKDPAEDVINTQCGYDVRAKPDSEQRDFINVKGCVPQFEKWLQDNLTLVAGIFIGVALLQIFGICLAQNLVSDIEAVRASWVPPPLSMRRLPPPSSKKSPAYYS, via the exons ATGTCCGGGAATCACTACAAGGGCCACGAAGTCAGCTGCTGCATCAAGTACTTCATTTTCGGATTCAACATCCTGTTCTGG CTGCTGGGTATGGCCTTGGTTGGAATTGGACTGTGGGCATGGAGTGAGAAG GGGGTTCTGTCCAACATCTCGTCCATCACAGACCTGGGGGGCCTGGACCCCGTCTGGCTCTTcatggtggtggggggggtcaTGTTCATCCTGGGCTTCGCCGGCTGCATCGGAGCGCTGCGGGAGAACACTTTCTTACTGAAGTTT TTCTCCGTGTTTCTGGGAATTATCTTTTTCCTGGAGCTGACCACGGGAATCCTAGCGTTCGTCTTTAAGGACTGGATCAAAGACCAGCTCAACCTGTTCATCAACAACAACATCCGGGCCTACCGGGACGACATCGACCTGCAGAACCTCATCGACTTCACTCAGGAATAC TGGGAGTGCTGCGGTGCATTCGGAGCCGACGACTGGAACCTGAACATATATTTCAACTGCACTGATGGGAATCCCAGTCGGGAAAAGTGCGGCGTTCCCTTCTCCTGCTGCACCAAGGACCCAGCG GAGGACGTGATAAACACTCAGTGTGGCTACGACGTCCGAGCTAAACCG GACTCGGAGCAGAGGGACTTCATCAACGTGAAAGGCTGCGTGCCGCAGTTcgagaagtggctgcaggaCAACCTGACCCTGGTGGCCGGGATCTTCATCGGAGTGGCGCTGCTGCAG ATTTTTGGGATTTGCTTGGCGCAGAACTTAGTGAGCGACATCGAGGCAGTGAGGGCGAGCTG GGTGCCCCCCCCTCTCTCCATGCGCCGACTCCCACCACCTTCCAGCAAGAAGTCACCGGCTTACTACTCATGA